The following are from one region of the Streptomyces rubrogriseus genome:
- a CDS encoding TatD family hydrolase, whose translation MTRIFDPHIHMTSRTTDDYEAMAAAGVRALVEPAFWLGQPRTGVSSFTDYFDALLGWEPYRAEQFGIRHHCALALNPKEANDPRLAGVLDVLPDYLVRDRVVAVGEVGYDAMTPQEDKAFTVQLELAVRHALPVLVHTPHRDKANGTRRTLDVVRESGIDPGLVVVDHLNEVTVRAVADSGCWMGFSIYPDTKMSEDRMVALLREYGTARILVNSAADWGRSDPLKTRRTADAMRAAGFGEDDVDQVLWRNPVAFYGQSGRLELDGPEGPEGPEAPGARAEFEGSSIRRGEG comes from the coding sequence GTGACGCGCATCTTCGACCCGCACATCCACATGACGTCCCGCACCACCGACGACTACGAGGCGATGGCCGCCGCCGGGGTCCGCGCGCTGGTCGAACCCGCCTTCTGGCTCGGCCAGCCGCGCACCGGCGTCAGCTCGTTCACCGACTACTTCGACGCGCTGCTCGGCTGGGAGCCCTACCGGGCCGAGCAGTTCGGCATCCGCCACCACTGCGCGCTCGCCCTGAACCCCAAGGAGGCCAACGACCCCCGGCTCGCCGGGGTGCTCGACGTCCTGCCCGACTACCTGGTCCGGGACCGGGTGGTGGCGGTCGGCGAGGTCGGCTACGACGCGATGACGCCGCAGGAGGACAAGGCGTTCACCGTGCAGCTCGAACTCGCCGTGCGGCACGCCCTGCCCGTCCTGGTGCACACCCCGCACCGCGACAAGGCCAACGGCACCCGCCGCACCCTGGACGTGGTCCGCGAGTCCGGCATCGACCCGGGCCTGGTCGTCGTCGACCACCTCAACGAGGTGACCGTGCGGGCCGTCGCGGACAGCGGCTGCTGGATGGGTTTCTCGATCTACCCCGACACCAAGATGAGCGAGGACCGCATGGTCGCGCTGCTGCGCGAGTACGGAACCGCGCGGATCCTCGTCAACTCCGCCGCCGACTGGGGCCGCAGCGACCCGCTGAAGACCCGCCGCACCGCCGACGCCATGCGCGCCGCCGGCTTCGGCGAGGACGACGTCGACCAGGTGCTGTGGCGCAATCCGGTCGCCTTCTACGGGCAGAGCGGACGCCTCGAACTCGACGGCCCCGAGGGCCCCGAGGGCCCCGAAGCACCCGGCGCCCGCGCGGAGTTCGAGGGCAGCTCGATCCGCCGCGGGGAGGGGTGA
- a CDS encoding alkaline phosphatase family protein, which translates to MKRLLVLDVVGLTPRLLAHMPRLSALRDAGTGARLDTVLPAVTCSVQSTLLTGRPPAEHGVVGNGWYFRDLGEVLLWRQHNRLVGGEKVWQAARALHPGYTVANVCWWYAMGADVDWTVTPRPVYYADGRKEPDCYTHPASLHDELTGRLGPFPLFHYWGPTADLASSRWIVDAARHLHRTHRPDLNLVYVPHLDYDLQRFGPDSRRARRAAAELDRTLAPLLDEARRDGVTVVVLSEYGITPVSRPVDVNRALRRAGLLAVHTQDGMEYLDPWTSRAFAVADHQVAHVYVRDAADLPRVEELLNGLDGVAEVLGEAGKKEHGLDHERAGELVAVARPEAWFTYYYWLDDARAPDFARTVEIHRKPGYDPAELGFDHHAPAAARLRAAAALARKKLGLRYTMNVVPLDGSRVRGSHGRLPGRPEDAPVLLVSDPDAPLGESVAATEVKDLLLSLAGISPHARSIRGR; encoded by the coding sequence GTGAAGCGCCTGCTCGTGCTGGACGTCGTGGGGCTCACCCCGCGCCTGCTGGCCCACATGCCCCGCCTCTCGGCGCTGCGCGACGCCGGCACCGGCGCCCGCCTGGACACCGTGCTGCCCGCCGTGACCTGCTCGGTGCAGTCCACGCTGCTGACCGGCCGGCCGCCCGCGGAGCACGGCGTCGTCGGCAACGGCTGGTACTTCCGCGACCTGGGCGAGGTACTGCTGTGGCGGCAGCACAACCGGCTCGTCGGCGGCGAGAAGGTGTGGCAGGCGGCCCGCGCGCTGCACCCCGGCTACACCGTCGCCAACGTCTGCTGGTGGTACGCCATGGGCGCCGACGTCGACTGGACGGTGACACCCCGGCCGGTCTACTACGCCGACGGCCGCAAGGAGCCCGACTGCTACACCCACCCGGCCTCCCTGCACGACGAGCTGACCGGCCGCCTCGGGCCCTTCCCGCTCTTCCACTACTGGGGGCCCACCGCGGACCTGGCCTCCTCCCGCTGGATCGTCGACGCGGCCCGCCATCTGCACCGCACCCACCGACCCGACCTGAACCTCGTCTACGTGCCGCACCTCGACTACGACCTCCAGCGCTTCGGCCCGGACAGCCGCCGGGCCCGCCGGGCCGCCGCCGAACTGGACCGCACCCTGGCGCCGCTGCTCGACGAGGCCCGCCGCGACGGCGTCACCGTCGTGGTGCTGAGCGAGTACGGCATCACCCCGGTCAGCAGGCCCGTCGACGTCAACCGGGCGCTGCGCCGGGCCGGGCTGCTGGCCGTGCACACCCAGGACGGCATGGAGTACCTGGACCCCTGGACGTCGAGGGCATTCGCCGTCGCCGACCACCAGGTCGCCCACGTCTACGTGCGCGACGCCGCCGACCTGCCGCGCGTGGAGGAGCTGCTGAACGGCCTGGACGGTGTCGCCGAGGTGCTCGGCGAGGCCGGGAAGAAGGAACACGGCCTCGACCACGAGCGGGCCGGTGAACTCGTCGCCGTCGCCCGGCCCGAGGCCTGGTTCACCTACTACTACTGGCTGGACGACGCCCGCGCCCCGGACTTCGCCCGCACCGTCGAGATCCACCGCAAGCCCGGCTACGACCCGGCCGAGCTGGGCTTCGACCACCACGCCCCGGCGGCGGCCCGGCTGCGCGCGGCGGCGGCGCTGGCCCGCAAGAAGCTCGGTCTGCGCTACACCATGAACGTCGTCCCCCTGGACGGCTCCCGGGTCCGCGGCAGCCACGGACGCCTGCCCGGCCGCCCCGAGGACGCGCCGGTGCTGCTGGTCTCCGACCCGGACGCGCCGCTGGGGGAGTCCGTCGCCGCGACGGAGGTCAAGGACCTGCTGCTCTCGCTGGCCGGGATCTCTCCCCATGCCCGCTCGATACGCGGCCGATAA
- a CDS encoding ABC transporter ATP-binding protein, with protein MTSTQTRERPPARDSGAKNAPESGPPAPPVRKVGLRSLFPYLQGYWPTLGIVAVLSLVVTLLTLSQPVLTRDVLADIEADKPVGRLVALLIGVLVVVAVLGGIRDYLLQRAAEGLVLTARRRLVARLLRLPITEYDQRRTGDMLSRVGADTTMLRAVVTSGLFDTVTNVVMVGGSALMMCLIDPTLFAATALGLGLGVLAVVGLSRRVRGASRDAQDRIGEMTSAVERAISAVRTIRASGAEEREGKAVDGYAQQAYHAGMRIARLQAMINPITSTTIQVAFLVVLGLGGARVASGAIQVGDMVAFVLFLFMLWFPLGRALTAYSRLQSGLGALQRIEEMVDLPQETDAGAGPLTVRERTRPGTGPADAERRPPAIEFEGVSFGYADGETVLRDVSLTVPHGTRTALVGPSGAGKSTLLSLVERFYDVTSGTVRVGGTDVRDLPRRELRGRLGYVEQSAPVLAGTVRDNLSLAAPDATDDDMREVLRSVNLMGVIERAPQGLDTEVGEGGVLLSGGERQRLALARTFLAAPPIMLLDEATSNLDARNEALMREAIGTVTADRTLLVVAHRLSTVVDSDQIVVLEHGRVVAAGRHEELTGTSPLYRELASHQLLIQ; from the coding sequence ATGACGAGCACGCAGACCAGGGAGCGACCGCCCGCCCGGGACTCCGGCGCGAAGAACGCGCCGGAGTCCGGACCGCCCGCCCCGCCGGTCCGCAAGGTCGGGCTGCGCTCCCTGTTCCCGTATCTCCAGGGCTACTGGCCGACGCTGGGGATCGTCGCGGTGCTCTCCCTGGTGGTCACCCTGCTGACCCTCAGCCAGCCGGTGCTGACCCGGGACGTGCTGGCCGACATCGAGGCGGACAAGCCGGTGGGGCGGCTGGTGGCCCTGCTCATCGGCGTCCTCGTGGTGGTGGCCGTACTCGGCGGGATCCGCGACTACCTGCTCCAGCGGGCCGCCGAAGGGCTCGTGCTGACCGCCCGCCGCCGGCTGGTGGCCCGGCTGCTGCGGCTGCCCATCACCGAGTACGACCAGCGCCGCACCGGCGACATGCTCTCCCGGGTCGGCGCCGACACCACCATGCTGCGCGCGGTGGTCACCTCCGGCCTCTTCGACACCGTGACCAACGTCGTCATGGTCGGCGGCTCCGCACTCATGATGTGCCTGATCGACCCCACCCTGTTCGCGGCCACCGCCCTCGGCCTCGGGCTGGGCGTCCTCGCCGTCGTCGGCCTCTCCCGGCGGGTGCGGGGCGCCTCCCGCGACGCCCAGGACCGGATCGGCGAGATGACCTCCGCCGTCGAGCGCGCCATCTCCGCCGTGCGCACCATCCGCGCCAGCGGCGCCGAGGAACGCGAGGGGAAGGCCGTCGACGGGTACGCGCAGCAGGCCTACCACGCCGGGATGCGCATCGCCCGGCTCCAGGCGATGATCAACCCGATCACCTCGACCACCATCCAGGTGGCGTTCCTCGTCGTCCTCGGCCTCGGCGGCGCCCGGGTGGCCAGCGGCGCCATCCAGGTCGGCGACATGGTCGCCTTCGTGCTCTTCCTCTTCATGCTGTGGTTCCCCCTCGGCCGCGCGCTGACCGCCTACTCCCGGCTCCAGTCCGGGCTCGGCGCCCTGCAGCGCATCGAGGAGATGGTGGACCTGCCGCAGGAGACCGACGCCGGCGCGGGACCGCTCACGGTGCGCGAACGCACCCGGCCCGGGACCGGGCCCGCCGACGCGGAACGGCGGCCGCCCGCGATCGAGTTCGAGGGCGTCAGCTTCGGCTACGCCGACGGCGAGACGGTCCTGCGGGACGTCTCCCTCACCGTCCCCCACGGCACCCGCACCGCGCTCGTCGGCCCCTCCGGAGCGGGCAAGTCCACCCTGCTGTCGCTGGTGGAACGGTTCTACGACGTCACCTCCGGCACCGTCCGGGTCGGCGGCACCGACGTACGCGACCTGCCGCGCCGCGAGCTGCGCGGACGCCTCGGCTACGTCGAGCAGTCGGCGCCGGTCCTCGCCGGCACCGTCCGCGACAACCTCTCCCTGGCCGCGCCCGACGCCACCGACGACGACATGCGGGAGGTGCTGCGCTCGGTCAACCTCATGGGCGTCATCGAGCGGGCGCCGCAGGGCCTGGACACCGAGGTCGGCGAGGGCGGCGTCCTGCTGTCCGGCGGCGAACGGCAGCGCCTGGCGCTGGCCCGCACCTTCCTGGCCGCGCCGCCGATCATGCTGCTCGACGAGGCGACCAGCAACCTCGACGCCCGCAACGAGGCCCTGATGCGGGAGGCCATCGGCACCGTCACCGCCGACCGGACGCTGCTCGTGGTCGCCCACCGGCTGTCCACCGTCGTGGACAGCGACCAGATCGTCGTCCTGGAGCACGGCCGGGTCGTCGCCGCGGGCCGGCACGAGGAACTGACCGGCACCAGCCCCCTCTACCGGGAGCTGGCCAGCCACCAACTGCTCATCCAGTAG
- the hasP gene encoding 3-hydroxyasparagine phosphotransferase gives MKTEPDVQSGTPTPADGPLIALAREVCPGFTPGEVVYRSRTSLVVGGELDGVEALAKVRTPDWRRQCLREIDTYDLFDAVPPPVPVPRRFASDRERAVLVMERLTGEVLAPDRFPLTPVSREDLAGVLEAVERLRHWRPAAAGSWAVDYRGMLEGLHAQGVFDDAHWADLLRLLELSGVPREFGHGDLVLANVVRSRGRQVLIDWASSALFLPGLDLAQLWMLLGDVPGARARVEVEVAERADERDGMMPFLVNLTLLLYRERRAHRRFTDDASRARAVGLDAAWELTRHRVRQCLATAG, from the coding sequence TTGAAGACCGAGCCCGATGTCCAGAGCGGTACGCCGACGCCCGCCGACGGCCCGCTGATCGCGCTGGCCCGTGAGGTGTGCCCCGGCTTCACCCCCGGGGAGGTCGTCTACCGCAGCCGCACCTCGCTGGTGGTGGGCGGCGAGCTGGACGGCGTCGAGGCGCTGGCCAAGGTGCGCACGCCCGACTGGCGGCGCCAGTGCCTGCGCGAGATCGACACCTACGACCTGTTCGACGCGGTGCCCCCGCCGGTGCCGGTGCCGCGGCGGTTCGCCTCCGACCGGGAGCGGGCCGTGCTGGTCATGGAACGGCTCACCGGGGAAGTGCTGGCCCCGGACCGGTTCCCCCTCACCCCGGTCTCCCGGGAGGACCTGGCCGGGGTGCTGGAGGCCGTGGAGCGGCTGCGGCACTGGCGGCCCGCGGCGGCCGGCTCGTGGGCGGTGGACTACCGGGGGATGCTGGAGGGGTTGCACGCCCAGGGCGTCTTCGACGACGCGCACTGGGCGGACCTGCTCAGGCTCCTCGAACTGTCCGGCGTGCCCCGCGAGTTCGGTCACGGCGACCTGGTGCTGGCCAACGTGGTCCGCAGCCGGGGCCGGCAGGTCCTGATCGACTGGGCGAGCAGCGCCCTGTTCCTGCCCGGACTCGACCTGGCCCAGCTCTGGATGCTCCTCGGCGACGTCCCCGGGGCGCGGGCCCGCGTCGAGGTGGAGGTGGCCGAACGCGCCGACGAGCGGGACGGGATGATGCCGTTCCTGGTGAACCTGACGCTGCTGCTGTACCGCGAGCGCCGCGCCCACCGGCGGTTCACCGACGACGCCTCGCGGGCCCGGGCCGTGGGGCTCGACGCCGCCTGGGAGCTGACCCGGCACCGCGTCCGGCAGTGCCTGGCGACGGCCGGCTGA
- a CDS encoding alpha/beta fold hydrolase, which translates to MPVLTVNGIRINYYDDAPPAGAQAAPAVLLVMGSGGSGRAWHLHQVPALVAAGFRVISFDNRGIAPSEECPGGFGIDDLVADTAALVEELRLGPCRVAGISMGAHIAQELALSRPDLVDRLVLMATRARPDALREALCRAEMELYDQGIRLPAAYEAVVQAMQNLSPRTLDNDVQARDWLDVLELTRRSGAGYRAQLGVRVDGDRREAYRGIRAATRVVAFQDDLIAPPHLGREVADAIPGAEYELVPDCGHYGYLESPDAVNKSLVEFLRR; encoded by the coding sequence ATGCCCGTCCTCACCGTCAACGGCATCAGGATCAACTACTACGACGACGCGCCCCCGGCGGGTGCGCAGGCCGCACCCGCCGTACTGCTCGTCATGGGCTCGGGCGGCAGCGGCCGGGCCTGGCACCTGCACCAGGTGCCCGCGCTGGTCGCCGCCGGGTTCCGGGTGATCAGCTTCGACAACCGGGGCATCGCGCCGAGCGAGGAGTGCCCCGGGGGCTTCGGCATCGACGACCTGGTCGCCGACACGGCGGCCCTCGTCGAGGAACTGCGGCTGGGGCCCTGCCGGGTGGCCGGCATCTCGATGGGCGCGCACATCGCCCAGGAGCTGGCCCTGTCCCGGCCCGACCTGGTGGACCGGCTGGTCCTGATGGCGACCCGGGCCCGCCCGGACGCGCTGCGCGAGGCGCTGTGCCGCGCGGAGATGGAGCTGTACGACCAGGGGATCCGGCTGCCCGCCGCCTACGAGGCGGTCGTCCAGGCCATGCAGAACCTGTCCCCGCGCACCCTCGACAACGACGTGCAGGCCCGCGACTGGCTGGACGTGCTGGAACTGACCCGGCGCTCCGGTGCGGGCTACCGGGCCCAGCTCGGGGTGCGGGTGGACGGCGACCGGCGGGAGGCCTACCGCGGCATCCGGGCCGCCACCCGCGTCGTCGCCTTCCAGGACGACCTGATCGCCCCGCCCCACCTGGGCCGGGAGGTGGCCGACGCGATCCCCGGCGCCGAGTACGAACTGGTGCCCGACTGCGGCCACTACGGCTACCTGGAGTCGCCGGACGCGGTGAACAAGAGCCTCGTCGAATTCCTGCGCCGGTGA
- the asnO gene encoding L-asparagine oxygenase, with amino-acid sequence MAANAAGPASRYDVTLDQSDAELVEEIAWKLATQATGRPDDAEWVEAARNAWHAWPATLRRDLAGFRRDSGPDGAMVLRGLPVDSMGLPPTPRVNGSVQREASLGAAVLLMTACGLGDPGAFLPEKNGALVQDVVPVPGMEEFQGNAGSTLLTFHNENAFHEHRPDFVMLLCLRADPTGRAGLRTACVRRVLPLLSDSTVDALWAPEFRTAPPPSFQLSGPEEAPGPVLLGDRSDPDLRVDLAATEPVTERAAEALRELQARFDATAVTHRLLPGELAIVDNRVTVHGRTEFTPRYDGTDRWLQRTFVLTDLRRSRAMRPADGYVLGSAPQPA; translated from the coding sequence ATGGCTGCGAATGCCGCGGGACCGGCGTCGCGCTACGACGTGACGCTGGATCAGTCGGACGCGGAACTCGTCGAGGAGATCGCCTGGAAACTCGCCACGCAGGCGACCGGGCGGCCCGACGACGCCGAATGGGTCGAGGCGGCCAGGAACGCCTGGCACGCCTGGCCGGCGACCCTGCGCCGGGACCTCGCCGGATTCCGCCGGGACTCGGGACCGGACGGCGCGATGGTGCTGCGCGGCCTGCCCGTCGACTCCATGGGGCTGCCGCCGACCCCGCGGGTCAACGGCTCCGTGCAGCGCGAGGCCTCGCTGGGCGCCGCCGTGCTGCTGATGACCGCCTGCGGGCTCGGCGACCCCGGCGCGTTCCTGCCGGAGAAGAACGGCGCCCTCGTGCAGGACGTCGTCCCCGTGCCGGGCATGGAGGAGTTCCAGGGCAACGCCGGTTCGACCCTGCTGACGTTCCACAACGAGAACGCCTTCCACGAGCACCGCCCCGACTTCGTGATGCTGCTGTGCCTGCGCGCCGACCCCACGGGCCGGGCGGGCCTGCGCACCGCGTGCGTGCGGCGGGTGCTGCCGCTGCTGTCCGACTCCACCGTGGACGCCCTGTGGGCACCGGAGTTCCGCACCGCGCCGCCGCCCTCCTTCCAGCTGAGCGGCCCCGAGGAGGCACCCGGTCCGGTACTGCTCGGCGACCGCTCGGACCCCGACCTGCGGGTGGACCTGGCGGCCACCGAGCCGGTGACCGAGCGGGCCGCCGAGGCCCTGCGCGAACTCCAGGCCCGGTTCGACGCCACCGCCGTCACCCACCGCCTCCTGCCCGGGGAGCTGGCGATCGTGGACAACCGCGTCACCGTGCACGGCCGCACCGAGTTCACCCCCCGCTACGACGGCACCGACCGCTGGCTCCAGCGCACCTTCGTGCTCACCGACCTGCGCCGCTCGCGCGCGATGCGGCCGGCCGACGGCTACGTGCTCGGATCGGCCCCGCAGCCCGCCTGA
- the eboE gene encoding metabolite traffic protein EboE codes for MRLRHRDGTTVHLAYCTNVHAAEDLDGVLAQLARYGEPVRERLGADRIGLGLWLAAPVVTALAADRSALDLLRKELDLRGIEVVTLNAFPYAGFHAPTVKKAVYRPDWTERPRLDHTLACARVLAELLPPDAARGSVSTLPLAWRTPWTPRRDDLARRHLDLLSQGLAALAADTGRTVRVGFEPEPGCLIETTGQAEARLAGADPERLGVCVDTCHLAVAFEEPGPALTRLAAALPVVKTQASCAVHADRPTDPAARAALAAFAERRFLHQTRQAAPGGPAAVDDLPEALRGALSGDAAWRVHYHVPVQRDLPSPLRSTRPELVAALTTLLGGPAALTDHVEVETYTWPVLPGAPDGGGLVDGIAGELAWTRDTLTALGLTEESTP; via the coding sequence GTGCGCCTGCGGCACCGGGACGGCACCACCGTCCACCTCGCCTACTGCACCAACGTCCACGCGGCCGAGGACCTCGACGGCGTCCTCGCCCAGCTGGCCCGCTACGGGGAGCCGGTGCGCGAACGGCTCGGCGCCGACCGGATCGGCCTCGGGCTGTGGCTGGCGGCACCGGTCGTGACGGCCCTGGCCGCGGACCGGTCCGCGCTCGACCTGCTCCGCAAGGAACTGGACCTGCGCGGCATCGAGGTCGTCACCCTCAACGCCTTCCCCTACGCGGGCTTCCACGCCCCGACCGTCAAGAAGGCCGTCTACCGGCCCGACTGGACCGAGCGGCCCCGCCTCGACCACACCCTGGCCTGCGCCCGCGTCCTGGCCGAGCTGCTGCCGCCGGACGCCGCCCGCGGCTCCGTCTCCACGCTGCCGCTGGCCTGGCGCACACCCTGGACCCCGCGCCGGGACGACCTCGCCCGGCGCCACCTCGACCTGCTCTCCCAGGGGCTGGCGGCGCTCGCCGCGGACACCGGGCGCACCGTGCGCGTCGGGTTCGAACCCGAGCCCGGGTGCCTGATCGAGACGACCGGCCAGGCGGAGGCACGGCTCGCCGGCGCGGACCCCGAACGGCTCGGCGTCTGCGTCGACACCTGCCACCTCGCCGTCGCCTTCGAGGAGCCGGGACCCGCGCTGACCCGGCTGGCCGCCGCGCTGCCCGTCGTCAAGACCCAGGCGTCCTGCGCGGTGCACGCCGACCGGCCGACCGACCCGGCCGCCCGCGCCGCGCTGGCCGCCTTCGCCGAGCGGCGGTTCCTGCACCAGACGCGGCAGGCCGCGCCGGGCGGCCCGGCGGCCGTCGACGACCTGCCCGAGGCGCTTCGGGGCGCGCTGTCCGGCGACGCGGCCTGGCGGGTCCACTACCACGTGCCCGTCCAGCGCGACCTGCCGTCGCCCCTGCGCAGCACCCGCCCCGAACTGGTGGCCGCGCTGACCACCCTGCTCGGCGGGCCGGCCGCGCTCACCGACCACGTCGAGGTGGAGACCTACACCTGGCCGGTGCTGCCCGGCGCGCCCGACGGCGGCGGCCTCGTCGACGGCATCGCCGGTGAACTCGCCTGGACCCGCGACACCCTGACCGCCCTCGGCCTGACGGAGGAGAGCACCCCGTGA